The Pseudomonas sp. PDM14 genomic interval TGAAAGCAGAGCGCTGAAAACGACAAGGCCGCGATCATCGCGGCCTTGTTCATTATGGGCTCGAGCGCCCTACTCCTTCGGCTCGTCGAACTGCAGCGCCCCCTGCTCGAAGATGTTCAGCTTCTGGCGCAGGTCGCGCGGTTGCAGCGGCGCATCCGCTGCAGGTGCCTCGCCCGGCGCGGTCGCACCGTCCTCGGCGGGCGGCGCCTCACTTCCGGCGCCATCGCCACTCTGCCCACCCTCGATATCGCGCTGGGCCTTCTTGGTCAGGACGATGATGTCGATGCGGCGGTTGACCGGATTGAGCGGATCCTCGCGATCGAACAGTGCCGAGGAGGCATAGCCAACCACGCGCGCCACGCTGTCATCCGGGTAACCGCCGGCGACCAGCGCACGCCGCGCGGCGTTGGCCCGATTGGCCGAGAGTTCCCAGTTGCCAAAGTCACCGGTACCGGCGAACGGCTTGGCGTCGGTGTGGCCGCTGACGCTGATCTTGTTCGGCACGGTCATGATGGTTTCCGCGAGGATCAGCAGGATGTCTTCGAAATACGGCTGTAGGCGCGCGCTGCCGAGGTCGAACATCGGCCGGTTCTCGGCATCCATGATCTGGATTCGCAGGCCGTCCTGGGTGATCTCGAAGAGGATCTGGTCCTTGAATTTCTGCAGCTGCGGGTTCTCGTCGACCTTGGTCTGCAGCTCCTGCAGCAACAGTTCCAGACGCTCCTTCTCGACCTGCTCGGCAAGCTTTTCCGCCTGCTCGGCGTCGGCGGCCTGCATGTCGTTCACCGAGTCGACCGATGACTCGGGGGCGTCCGGTGAATCCTTGATATCCGGGTTGAGCGTACGGTCCGGCGCCGGGGTCGGCGTACCGCCCAAGTCGATGACATAGGGGCTGGCACTTTCGGTGAAACCGATGGGATCCTGGAAGTAACCGGCAATGGCTTTCTTCTGCTCCGGGGTGGCCGAGGACATCAGCCACATCACCAGGAAGAACGCCATCATCGCCGTGGCAAAGTCGGCGAAGGCGATCTTCCAGGCGCCACCGTGGTGGCCGCCAGCGATCTTCTTGACGCGCTTTACGATAATCGGCTGGTTGTTTTCCATGGGCCTTAGCTACCGCGCATGGCCTGTTCGAGTTCGCTGAAGCTCGGTCGGTGCGCGGGGAACAGCACTTTGCGCCCGAACTCCACGGCCAGAGTTGGCGGCATGCCCGAGGCGGAGGCCACCAGGGTCGCCTTGATCGCTTCGTAGAGGTTCAATTCTTCCTTGGCATCGTGCCCCAGCGCATCGGCCAGCGGACCGAAGAAGCCGTAGGACGCCAGAATGCCGAGGAACGTACCGACAAGAGCGGTACCCACTTTCTCGCCGATCTGCGCGTTGTCCGCGGACGCCAGGATCGACATGGTGATCACGATACCCAGCACCGCCGCCACGATACCCATGGCCGGCATGCCGTCCGCGACCTTGGCCACAGCGTGGGAGGGGTGCTCCAGTTCTTCTTTGATGCCATTGAGTTCCATGTCGAACAGGCCCTCCAGCTCGTGCGGAGCCATGTTGCCGGACGACATGATGCGCAGGTAGTCGCAGATGAACGCCGTCATGGCCGGATCCTTGAGCACCGACGGGTACTTGCTGAAGATCGGACTGGCAGCGGGGTCCTCGACATCGGCCTCGATGGCCATCATGCCCTCGCGCCGGCTCTTGTTGAGGATCTCATAGAGCAGCTTCAGCACTTCCAGGTAGAAGCCGTGGGTGAAACGCGAGCTGAACATCTTCAGCGACTTCTTGAAGACAGTCATGAAGGTGCTGCCCGGGTTCGCCTGGAGGAACGCACCCAGTGCGGCACCGCCGATGATCATCACCTCGAAGGGGTGGATCAACGCCATGAACTTGCCGCCCGACAGAATGAAACCGCCGAGCACACTGCCGAATACGACCAAAATGCCGAGAATTTTTGCCATGAAGAAATGAACTTAAGAAGGTGAGTCGGAGGGGCTCGTTGAAAACAACCCTTCTATTTATCGGAACTATTGCGCCAGACTATAGCCAGTAAAGGCGAAAAGCCAGTTTGGCTCAAGCAGCATGAACTCTCCGAAGACCGCACCGCAGACACTCGAGGCCTGGCTCAAGCAGCTGGATGGGGTCCGTTTGCCCGTTGCCGCCAGCCAGCAGGAACTGGTACGTCGCAACCTGGTCGACAGCCGCCGCTCGCTGCGCGACATCTCGGACGTGGTGCAGAACAGCCCGGCTATCGCCCTCACTCTGATGCGCGCAGCCAATCGCAGCAGCAGCGGCTTCAGCGAACCCGCCGAAAGCCTGGAGATGGCGCTCAACCGCCTCGGCCTGAAGCGCGCCGAAGCGATCGTCATGCAGATGCCTGCCCTCGCCGACGACGACATGCCGCCAGCCCTGGCCCAGCTGCAGCTGATCAGCCTGCACGCCGCCCAGCAGGCCAGCGGTCTGTTCGCCGCGCGCCTGGCGCGCCTGTGGCAGGAGATTCACTGGAGCAGCCTGCTGTTTCTCGCCCCGCTCTGGCCGCTGGTCTACGCCCGCCCGGAACTGCTCGGCATCTGGGAGCAACGCGTGCTGGCCAAGGGCGAGCCGGCCGCACGGGTCGAGCGCGAACTGCTCGGCGTATCGCTGATCCAGCTGGGCCTGGCCCTGGCCCAGCACTGGCGCCTGCCGGAGTGGATCGCGCAGGGCTATTGCCTGCTCGCCGAGGACCGCCGCCTGCTGGTCAAGGCCCTGCACATCGCCCATGACAATGAGCACCCGCTGCACCAGCAGCAGATGCTCGACGACGACCCGCACCTGCGCCGCTGGCTGACCCACCCGGGCAACAGCATCCTGCTGGCCAACGGCCTGGCCGTGTCCGCGCACCACAACTGGAGCTGCCCGCACACCCTGCGCTGGCAGCGCCTGACCGGTCTGTACCTGCAGGTGCCGCTGGGCGAAGTGCAGCAACTGATCCACCAGCAGGCCGCACAGAGCGCCCGCCAGCACGCCGCCCCCAGCCTCTGGCACCCGGCCATTGCCCTGTTGTGGCCATGGGATGCTTGCCGCCTGCGCCTGCCGCCCGCCACCGTGGAAGCCAAGGCCGAGCCGAATGAATGGAAGGAACAGTGCTCGCGCCTGCTGGCACCGACCACGCCGTTCGCCAACGTCATCCAGCTCACCGACTGCGCCCGCACGGCCCTGGTCGCCAGCGGCATGCCGCGCGTCCTGCTGCTACTCGCCGACCGCAATCACACCCGCCTCATCGCGCAGCAGGCCGCCGGCCTCCCGGATGGTGCCGCCCAGCTGCGCCTCGACCCGACCCACAGCCAGGTACTGCGCAAGCTCCTCGCCCAGCCTGGCCAGCTGCGCATGACCCCTGCCAACATCGCGCAATTCTCTCCCCTGCTGCCCGGCCAGTTGAAGACCCTGTTCCCCAGCGAGCACCTGCTGCTGCGCTCGCTGGCCAGCAACGAGCGCGTGGTCATGCTGCTGGTCGCCGACCAGAACGGTGCGCCGATCAGCGATCAGCAGCTGCAGGTATTCGGTAAAACCGTGCAATGCATCGAGCGCGGCCTGGCCACCTTCGCCCGTCGTGGTGGATAGGCTTTCCGCTACAATCCGCTCCCCCATTCCCGTCTTCGGAGACCCCGCATGTCCGCCTTCTCCGCCCTGCCGCTGGTGATCGAGCCGCACGACCTGGCCGCCCGCCTGACGACGCCCGAGCTGATCCTGGTCGACCTGAGTCCTGCCGCGCGTTATGCCGAGGGCCATATTCCCGGTGCACGCTGGATCGACAGCAAGCGCACCCAGTTCGGCCAGCCACCGGCTCCGGGCCTGGCGCCGGAACAGGCGCAACTGGAAAACCTGTTCGGCGAACTCGGCCATGGTCCCGACGCGGTGTACGTGGTCTATGACGACGAAGGCGGCGGCTGGGCCGGGCGCTTCATCTGGCTGCTGGACGTGATCGGCCATCACCGCTATCACTTTCTCAATGGCGGCCTGCGGGCCTGGCTCGGCGACGGCCTGGCGCTGTCGCACGACGTACCGCCAGCGGCCAGTGCCCCCGTCAGCCTGACGCTGAGCGACGCACCCACCGCCACTCGCGAATACCTGCAGAGCCGCCTCGGCGCCGCGGACCTGGCCATCTGGGATGCTCGCGCACCGGCCGAATACAGCGGTGAGAAAGTGCTGTCGGCCAAGGGCGGGCACATCCCCGGCGCAGTGAACTTCGAATGGACCGCCGGCATGGACCCTCAACGCAGCCTGCGCATTCGCGCCGACATGGCCGACGTGCTCGCCCAGCTGGGCATCACGCCGGACAAGGAGGTCATCACCCATTGTCAGACGCACCGCCGCTCCGGCTTCACCTACCTCGCCGCCAAGGCGCTGGGTTATCCGCGGGTCAAGGCCTACGCCGGCTCATGGTCGGAATGGGGCAACCTTGCGGATACGCCGGTCGAGCACTGAGCGACTCTGTATCGGCGACGCCTGCAAAAATCGCCTCGGCAGGCGCCGCCTCAGCCCGTAAACTGCGCGCCACTCTGCTCTTTTCGCCTGACTCCGCCGCTGCCGGCGGAGCCGAGAAACAGGTCCGAACCTGCAAGGAATTTTCATGAAACAGCGTCTCTTCATCCTCAGCCAGTACCTGCTGCCACACCACCTGCTGTCGCGCCTGATCGGCTTTGCCGCCGAATGCCGCGCCAGCTGGCTCAAGGACCGCCTGATCGGCTGGTTCGCCAAGCAGTACCAGGTCGACATGAGCGAAGCCCAGGTCGAAGACCTGACCGCCTACGAGCACTTCAACGCCTTCTTCACCCGCGCCCTCAAAGACGGTGCACGCCCGCTCGACGACGCCCCGGGCGCGATCCTCTGCCCGGCCGACGGCGCCGTCAGCCAGCTCGGCCCGATCGAACAGGGTCGTGTGTTCCAGGCCAAGGGTCACAGCTACAGCGTGCTCGAACTGCTCGGCGGCGATGCCGAGCGCGCTGCGCCATTCATGGGCGGCGACTTCGCCACCATTTACCTCTCGCCTAAGGACTACCACCGCGTGCACATGCCGCTCGGTGGCACCCTGAAGGAAATGGTCTACGTTCCCGGCCGCCTGTTCTCGGTCAACCAGACCACCGCGGAAAACGTCCCCGAACTGTTCGCCCGTAACGAGCGCGTGGTCTGCCTGTTCGATACCGAACGCGGGCCGATGGCCGTGGTATTGGTCGGCGCAATGATCGTCGCCAGCATCGAAACCGTCTGGGCCGGCCTGATCACCCCGCCGAAGCGCGAGCTGAAGACCACCCGCTACGATGAAGCTGCACGCGCCGCCATCGAGCTGGACAAAGGTGGCGAACTGGGTCGCTTCAAACTGGGCTCGACCGCCATCGTGCTGTTCGGCCCTCAGCAGGTGCAATGGGCCGAAGGCCTGGTTGCCGGCAGCCCGGTACGCATGGGCCAGGCCCTGGCCCAGCCGCGCAACGCCTGAGGCATGCCCGCACCGCACACACCACCGGCGTCGCCCTGGGCGCGCCTGCGCAGCCTGCTCGGCTGGGGCAAGGATGCCACCAGCCACCTGGAAAAATACCTGGCCACCCTGGGCGCACTGATCGGCATCGGTCTGATCTACGCCGTCACCCACTGGCTGCTGCCGAGCGAGGCCGCGCTGTGGGTCGTCGCCTCGATGGGCGCCAGCGCTGTGCTGCTGTTCGTCGTACCGCACGGCGCCCTATCGCAACCCTGGGCAGTGATCGGCGGCCACGGTCTCTCCGCGGCAGTCGGCGTGGCGTGCCAGATGCTCCTGCCCGACTCGCCGTTCACCCCGGCACTGGCCGTGGCGTTGGCGATCTTGGTGATGCAGTACGCCCGCTGCATCCATCCGCCGGGCGGTGCCACTGCCCTCAGCGCCGTGATTGGCGGCCAGGCCGTTCACGACCTCGGCTTCGCCTTCGTGCTCAGCCCGGTGCTGCTCAACGCGGCAGTGATGCTGCTGGTTGCCGTGCTGTTCAACTGCCTGTTCCCCTGGCGCCGTTATCCCGCAGCGCTGGCCCGGCAACCCGCACCGATCAGTAATCCGGGCGGGTTGAGCCCGGAAGATTTCTACCATGCGCTGCGCCAGGTGGACTCCTACATCGACATCCGTTTCGATGACCTGCTGGAAATCGTCCAGCTGGCGCAGCAGCACGCCCAGGCCCAGCGCCTGGAGGCGGCCGACATCGTTCTTGGCGCCTGCTACAGCAATGGCCAGCCGGGCAATGCCTGGGCCGTACGCCAGGTGATCGACGCCGGCAAACCGGGGCGCGGCATGCGCGACCAGGTGATCTACAAGGTGCTGGCCGGCGCAGGCCAGGGCAATACCGGCGTGTGCCGCCGTCAGGACATGGCCGCCTGGGCATCCAGCGCGGTGCTGCGGGTTGACGACGGCTGGGTGCGCGTCAGCCCCGGCGAGTCGGTGGCCGGCTTGCCCACGAATACCTGAGGGAACGGCGACATCCGTGTCACGGTCTCAATCAATAGTCTGGCCCTGTGCCAGAACCCTGGCTGCAGCTCTGGCGCGATACTGCTAGAGTTCGGAAAACCGTCAGCCGACGAGCCTTTCTGGAATAAGCGCCAGAGCCAACGGACAACGATTTGGTATGGATAAACAAAGCCCTCACCTGCATTTGCGCGTTCCCGTTCCCGACAAGCAGGGGCTGTCTTTTTGCGATGCGAGTCCGCGCGACCTGAAACGCTGGATTGCCGGTTTGCCCAAGGCCAATATCGGTGAAACTGCACGCCAGCTCTACCAGAGCCTGGTCGAACTCAACCAGCTGAAAACCCCGACGGAAAACCGTCTGCAACTGCTCGAACTGCTGCGCCCCGAGGTGTACTTCGTCTGTCGCCACCTGGAGCGGCACTTCCTCAATCAGTCGATCGTTCTCGATGAACGCCCGCGCAAGGTCGCCAACCTCTGCCAGGCCCTGCAGAACCACCTGGCCATCGGCTACAAGTTGATCGTCGCCCGCGAAGTGCCTCGCTTCGGCAAGGACCGCGCCCAGGTGCTGACCATCGCCCTGCAGCGCGCCAGCCATGCGCTTTACGGCCCGCTGATACGCGCCAGCCAGCTCTATTGCCCGGTGCCGGAAGGCCTGTGGCTGGAGCTGCACCAGCTCAACCGCATTGCTCGCCAGTTCAGCCTGCAACGCACTCAAGTGGTCGACAGCCAGTCCAGCTGCAAGAGCCTGAGCCAGGAGCAGACCTACCTCGCCGCGCTGCTACTCGGTTGCGCCCGCTGCAACCAGATGCGCCAGAGCGGCATCGCCCGGCTCGCCGAGGCCCTGGAAGGCTGGAGCGCGATGGCCAGCCTGCAACCTGCCGACCAGCCGCAGAGCCTGTTCGTGGTCGCCCCCCAGCAGGACGGTCCGCCTCGCTACAAGTCGCTGTACAAGGACAGCGACCTGCACAACCTGATAGGCCTCGATCCGCATGTGCTGGTCGACGCGATCAAGGAGCACCTGCTGCTGCCAGCGGAGTCGCGCGATCCTCAGCGCCTCACGGTCCCCGACGGCATGAGCCTGGATCTGCTGCAGCACCTGAGCTCGGCCTGGGGCGACATCTCCGAGCGCACCTTCCAGCGCAGCGTCGGCCGCGGCAGCCTGACCCTGTGCATCGGCATGAGCGCCGTGCACTTCTTCCTCGCCGGGCAGAAGAACTTCAACGACGTGCTCAAACGCCCGGAAGAAACCAAGGCCGCCGTGTTCAAACCGATCAACAAGGATGAGCCGGACATCTGGTCCGGCGCCTTCGATGCCCAGGCCGTGAACAACTGGGAAAACGGCCTGCCGTTCGAGGAAATCCAGTTCCGCCGGCCCAATGCCAACGCCGAGGAAGACCTCGCCAACAAGGCCGAGACCTACCCGCTGTACGAGCTGCCGATCATCAACCACAGCCCCGGCGGTTATTGCTTGAGCTGGCAGAAAGACGTGCCGACGCAAATGCAGGCCGGCGAACTGCTGGGTATCCAGGACGCCCCGAACCAGGCCTGGAGTGTGGCGGTGGTGCGCTGGATTCGCCAGGTCCGCGGCGGCGGCACGCAGATGGGCATCGAGCTGATCGCCCCGCAGGCGCAGCCCTGTGGCCTGCAACTGGTGCGCAAGAGCGAGCAGAACAGCCACTACCTGCGCGCTTTGCTGCTGCCGGCAATCAGCGCGATCTCCCGCCCGGCCACCCTGCTCACTCCGCGCCTGCCGTTCCAGGAAAGCAACAAGGTCAGCATCAACCTCAATGGCCAGGAACTGCGTGCGATCCTCAGCCGCCGGCAGACCAGCACCGGCAGTTTCAGCCAGTTTGAGTACCGCAAACTGGACGATGAAACCCCGACGTCCGGGACCTCCGTCACAGCCCCGAGCAGCCCTGCCAAGGGCGGCGAGGAAGACTTTGACTCACTCTGGAAGTCGCTGTAGATTGCCAAGACCCTACCTTTTGTCGCCTTTTTGCGCCCGTTCTTCGGCGCCGCACAGATAAGCCATGGCCATCGAGAAAAAAACTATACGTCTGCTGATTCTTGAGGATTCGCAGAACGAGGCCGAGCGCCTGGTTAGCCTGTTCCGCAATGCCGGCCGCGCCACGCGCGTACATCGCATCACCTCGAGCGACAACCTGGCCGAAGCCCTGCAGCAGAGCTGGGACCTGCTGATCACCGCACCGAGCAGCGAGAACCTCGACCCCAACGAAGCGATCACCGCCATCCGCCGCCAGGCCAAGGACATTCCGGTGATCCAGCTGATCGACGGCAACGACTCCGACGCCGTGACCGAGGCCCTCAGCCTCGGCGCCCAGGACGCCCTGCCGCAAGGCGAAGACGAACGCCTGATTCTGGTCGCCAACCGTGAGCTGGCCAACCTCGAAGAACGCCGTGCGCGCCGCTCCGCCGAAGTCGCCCTGCGCGAAGCCGAGAAGCGCTGCCAGTTGCTGCTCGACAGCTCGGTGGATGCCATCACCTACGTTCACGACGGCATGCACATCTACGCCAACCGCGCGTACCTGCAGCTGTTCGATTACGAGGATGCCGACGAACTCGAAGGCATGCCGATGATCGACCTGATCGCCAGCGAGAACCAGGCGGCGTTCAAGGACTTCCTGAAGAACTACTCGGCCGACGGCACCGCCGAACTGGCCTGCACCGGGGTCAAGGCCGACGGCCAGCGCTTCCAGGCGCGCATGGGCTTCTCGCCCGCCACCTACGACAGCGAACCCTGCATCCAGGTGGTGATCCGCGCCGAAAACGACAACGCCGAACTGGAAGAAAAGCTGCGCGAAATCAGCAGCCAGGACCTGGTCACCGGCCTGTTCAACCGCACCCACTTCCTTGAGCTGATGGATGGCGCCGCACAGCGCGCGGTGACCGCCGGCGAAGTCGCCAGCCTGGCCTATATCCGCGTCGATCGTTACGCCACGCTGCTGGCCGAAGTCGGCCTGGCCGGCATCGATATGCTGCTCACCGATATCGCCCATCTGTTGCGCGCGCATTTCCCGGGCAATGCCCAACTCGCCCGCTTCGGTGACGACGTGTTCGCCGTGTTGCAGCCGGGCATCGCTCCCGAGCAGTCCACCGAGCAACTGACCAGCCTGCTGGCCAAGGTCGAAGGCCATCTGTTCGACGTCAGCGGCCGCACCGTACAGACCACCCTGTCGATCGGCGTCGCCGGCCTCAGCGAGAAGACCGCCAAGGCCCAGGAAGTGGTCGACCGCGCGCACCGCTGTGCCGACGAACTCGGCGATGGCAACGCGATCAAGCTGTACAACCCGGCCGACGAACTGGCCGCCGCCGCCAGCCGCGGCAGCCTGGTGGCGATGGTCCAGCAGGCACTGGAGAACAACAGCTTCCGCCTGCTTTTCCAGCCGATCATCAGCCTGCGCGGCGACAGCGAGGAGCACTACGAAGTGCTCCTGCGCCTGCTCAGCCCGCAGGGCGATGAGGTCCCGCCGACCGATTTCCTCAATGCCGCGCGCGATGCCGGGTTGGCCGAGAAGATCGACCGCTGGGTGATCCTCAACTCGATCAAGCTGCTCGCCGATCACCGCAGCAAGGGCCACGCCACCCGCCTGTTTGTGCACATGTCCGCCAGCAGTCTGCAGGACCAAACCCTGCTACCGTGGCTCAGTGTCGCCCTCAAGGCTGCGCGCCTGCCATCCGATGCGCTGGTATTCCAGATCAGCGAGCCGGACGCCATCGCCTACCTCAAACAGGCCAAGGCACTGACCCAGGGCCTGGCCGAGCTGCACTGCAAGGTCGCCCTGAGCCAGTTCGGCTGCGCGCTGAACCCGTTCAACACGCTGAAGTACCTGAGCGTGGACTTCGTCAAGGTCGATGGCTCGTTCTCCCAGGACCTGACCTCGGCGGAAAATCAGGAGGCGCTGAAGACCCTCCTGGCCAGCCTGCATGCCCAGGCCAAGCTGACCATCGTGCCGTTCGTGGAGAGCGCCAGCGTGCTGGCAACGCTGTGGCAGGCCGGGGTCAACTACATCCAGGGCCATTACCTGCAGGGCCCGAGCCAGTCGATGAACTACGACTTTTCCTCCGGCGACGAGTGATCGCGCCACCCGCCCATAAAAAAACCGCCCTTCGGCGGTTTTTTTATGACGGCGAAACTGTCACTCACTACCGTCGCGGTCACGGAAACCCAGCAGGTAGAGGATACCGTCCAGCCCCAGGGTGGAGATCGCCTGCTTGGCCGACTGCTTGACCAGCGGCTTGGCGCGGAACGCCACGCCCAGACCAGCCAGACCGAGCATCGGCAGGTCGTTGGCGCCATCACCGACGGCGATGGTCTGCTCCAGGCGCAGGCCTTCCTTGTCCGCCAGCTCGCGCAGCAGATCGGCCTTGCGCTGGGCGTCGACAATAGGCTCGACGGCCACGCCAGTGACCTTGCCATCGACGATCTGCAGCTCGTTGGCGAACACATAGTCGATACCGAGCTTGGCCTGCAGCTGCTTGGCGAAATAGCTGAAGCCACCGGAGAGAATCGCCGTTTTGTAGCCCAGGCGCTTGAGCTCGGCGAACAGCACTTCGGCGCCTTCGGTCAGGCGCAGCGAGGCGCCGATATCGGCCAGCACGGTTTCCGGCAGCCCCTGCAGCAGCGCCATGCGCTCCTTGAAGCTGGCACGGAAATCCAGCTCGCCACGCATCGCTCGTTCGGTGATCTCGGAAACCTTGTCACCCACGCCGTAAGCCTTGGCCAGCTCGTCGATGACCTCGGCCTCGATCAGCGTCGAGTCCATGTCGAACACCGCCAGACGGCGGTTGCGGCGGAACAGCGAGTCACGCTGGAAGGCGATGTCGACGTTCAGCTCCTGGGCCACGCTGAGGAATTCGGCACGCAGCGCCACCGCATCGGCCGGCTCGCCACGCACGGAGAACTCGATGCAGCCCTTGCCTTGGTCGGCAGGGGTGTCCAACGGCATGCGCCCGGACAAGCGATCGATGTGGTCGATGTTGAGGCCGTATTTGGCGGTAATCGAGCTGACCCGCTGCAGCTGCTCGGCGGTGACCTTGCGCGTCAGCAGGGTGACGATGTAGCGCGGCTTGCCCTGACCGCCGACCCACTGCTGGTAGTCCGACTCGGAGACCGGGGTGAAGCGCACCTGCTGATCGAGTTTGTAGGCGGTGAACAGCACGTCCTTGAGCACCGAAGAGGCCTGCTCGGTATCCGGGATTTCCACCAGGATGCCGAACGACAGGGTGTCGTGGATCACCGCCTGGCCGATGTCGAGGATGTTCACGCCGCCCTGGGCGAGGACCCCGGTGACGGCTGCGGTCAGCCCCGGGCGATCTTCCCCGGTGATGTTGATCAGGACGATTTCGCGCAAGGCGGCAACTCCCAGGCTCGCAATTGGATCGACGAGGCGCGGCGGCCCCATGAAAAGGCGCACATTCTAACCAGTTTCACCGATGACAGGGCACGTGCGCCGCTTTGCCCTCCGGGGGGTGGTGGTTATACTGCGCGACAATTCCATTTCAAGAAGAGCCGCGCTCTGTGAACCGGCCCGCTCAGGTCAAACCCGACAATTTCTTCCTCCTGCTGTTTCACGCCCTGCGTCAACGGCGCGTACCGCTGGCCTTGCGTATCGCCAGCCACAGCCTGCTGCTGGTCGCCCTGGCGCTGGTGATCTACGCCTGGGTGATGGGCATGCAGTTCAAGCAGGCCATGCAGCAACAGGCCGACGCCGTGGGCCGCAGCCTGATCGTGCAGACCGCCACCTCGGCCACCGAGCTGCTGGTGTCCAACGACATCCTCAGCCTCAACGTCCTGCTCAGCAACCTGGTGAAGAACCCGCTGGTGGCCCACGCGGCGATCTACAGCGTGGACAACCGCATCCTCGCCGAAGCCGGCTCGCGCCCCAGCCAGAGCCTGCTCGGCGAGACCGAAGGCCTGTATTCCACGCCGATCACCTTCCAGGAAGTGATGGCCGGGCAATTGCGCATCAGCCTGGACATGGAACAGTTCCAGCAGCCGA includes:
- a CDS encoding EAL domain-containing protein, which gives rise to MAIEKKTIRLLILEDSQNEAERLVSLFRNAGRATRVHRITSSDNLAEALQQSWDLLITAPSSENLDPNEAITAIRRQAKDIPVIQLIDGNDSDAVTEALSLGAQDALPQGEDERLILVANRELANLEERRARRSAEVALREAEKRCQLLLDSSVDAITYVHDGMHIYANRAYLQLFDYEDADELEGMPMIDLIASENQAAFKDFLKNYSADGTAELACTGVKADGQRFQARMGFSPATYDSEPCIQVVIRAENDNAELEEKLREISSQDLVTGLFNRTHFLELMDGAAQRAVTAGEVASLAYIRVDRYATLLAEVGLAGIDMLLTDIAHLLRAHFPGNAQLARFGDDVFAVLQPGIAPEQSTEQLTSLLAKVEGHLFDVSGRTVQTTLSIGVAGLSEKTAKAQEVVDRAHRCADELGDGNAIKLYNPADELAAAASRGSLVAMVQQALENNSFRLLFQPIISLRGDSEEHYEVLLRLLSPQGDEVPPTDFLNAARDAGLAEKIDRWVILNSIKLLADHRSKGHATRLFVHMSASSLQDQTLLPWLSVALKAARLPSDALVFQISEPDAIAYLKQAKALTQGLAELHCKVALSQFGCALNPFNTLKYLSVDFVKVDGSFSQDLTSAENQEALKTLLASLHAQAKLTIVPFVESASVLATLWQAGVNYIQGHYLQGPSQSMNYDFSSGDE
- the serB gene encoding phosphoserine phosphatase SerB; translation: MREIVLINITGEDRPGLTAAVTGVLAQGGVNILDIGQAVIHDTLSFGILVEIPDTEQASSVLKDVLFTAYKLDQQVRFTPVSESDYQQWVGGQGKPRYIVTLLTRKVTAEQLQRVSSITAKYGLNIDHIDRLSGRMPLDTPADQGKGCIEFSVRGEPADAVALRAEFLSVAQELNVDIAFQRDSLFRRNRRLAVFDMDSTLIEAEVIDELAKAYGVGDKVSEITERAMRGELDFRASFKERMALLQGLPETVLADIGASLRLTEGAEVLFAELKRLGYKTAILSGGFSYFAKQLQAKLGIDYVFANELQIVDGKVTGVAVEPIVDAQRKADLLRELADKEGLRLEQTIAVGDGANDLPMLGLAGLGVAFRAKPLVKQSAKQAISTLGLDGILYLLGFRDRDGSE